Proteins encoded in a region of the Xylocopa sonorina isolate GNS202 chromosome 1, iyXylSono1_principal, whole genome shotgun sequence genome:
- the LOC143433604 gene encoding juvenile hormone esterase: MADDKLLVRVKQGQLRGILLENVYGEHYLAFNGVPYAKPPVGPLRFKDPEPPEPWTGVRNASKYGGICAQFEMLSHKLVGGDDCLYLNVYRPVNDAPRKRAVMVWIHGGAFVNGSGDSAIYGPDYLIRKDIVLVTINYRLGVLGFLNIEHEVAPGNQGLKDQTMALKWVQENISNFSGDPDNVTIFGESAGGASVHYLTLSPLSQGLFHKAISQSGVVSNPWALSTVEPKKYVYQLAAQLGERSTDPKTVVEFLRTVDAQTLIIAEVKFTGPMDRYTTMGAFRPGIDDKSPNPFMPQHPLLMMEAGVKVPYIIGHNSSEGTMFLGRKFLSSTIESLQFHKRLVTMEEDFRCVIPLELQQMMKKEGISPQSVKRYYFGDDPINEKMIEQYASFVEDAFFLIGIYDVVDIQKERATQPTYLYRFSFDSESLMKTVFNITVPGATHADDLEYLFYPHIVKSSMEAPKVGSEKYRVMEYFTQMWTDFAKTGNPTPNATDSTTVWKPVGKSDTHTYAYLNINTTLRMETSNKKGPHAEWTRLKNKL; the protein is encoded by the exons ATGGCGGACGATAAATTGTTAGTGCGCGTGAAACAGGGCCAGCTCCGGGGTATCCTCTTGGAGAACGTTTACGGCGAGCACTATTTGGCGTTCAATGGCGTCCCATACGCGAAGCCACCGGTTGGGCCCCTCCGGTTCAAG GACCCTGAACCACCGGAACCATGGACAGGGGTGAGAAACGCCTCGAAGTATGGCGGCATCTGCGCCCAGTTCGAGATGCTCTCCCATAAATTGGTCGGTGGCGATGATTGCCTCTACTTGAACGTGTACAGGCCAGTGAACGATGCGCCCAGAAAACGAGCAGTGATGGTGTGGATCCATGGGGGTGCGTTCGTCAATGGGTCCGGCGACTCCGCAATTTATGGGCCGGATTACCTCATCCGAAAGGATATCGTCCTGGTCACGATCAATTACAGGCTGGGCGTATTAG GCTTCCTGAATATCGAACACGAAGTCGCTCCAGGTAATCAAGGTTTAAAGGACCAAACGATGGCCCTGAAATGGGTGCAGGAAAACATTTCGAACTTCAGTGGTGATCCTGACAACGTCACCATATTTGGGGAGAGTGCTGGCGGTGCATCGGTGCATTATCTAACTTTATCTCCACTGTCCCAAG GATTATTCCACAAAGCCATCTCGCAGAGCGGAGTGGTGAGTAATCCGTGGGCGTTGAGCACCGTGGAGCCGAAGAAGTACGTGTACCAACTGGCCGCGCAACTTGGCGAACGCTCGACCGATCCAAAAACCGTGGTCGAGTTCCTCAGGACGGTGGACGCGCAAACACTCATCATCGCTGAAGTCAAATTTACAGGACCGATG GATCGTTATACTACGATGGGAGCATTCAGACCAGGCATTGACGACAAATCGCCGAATCCATTTATGCCCCAGCATCCACTGTTGATGATGGAAGCGGGTGTTAAGGTGCCATACATAATCGGCCACAACAGTAGCGAGGGCACCATGTTCCTTGGTCGTAAGTTTCTTTCGAGTACCATCGAATCTTTACAATTTCACAAAC GCTTGGTAACCATGGAGGAGGACTTCAGATGTGTAATTCCCTTGGAACTGCAGCAAATGATGAAAAAGGAAGGAATTTCCCCTCAGAGCGTGAAACGCTATTACTTCGGCGATGATCCGATTAATGAGAAAATGATCGAGCAGTACGCGAGTTTCGTCGAGGATGCGTTCTTCCTTATAGGCATTTACGACGTAGTCGATATTCAAAAAGAGAGAGCCACTCAACCTACGTACTTGTATAGGTTCAGTTTTGACTCGGAGTCCTTGATGAAGACGGTATTCAACATTACTGTACCAG GAGCAACGCACGCGGATGATTTGGAGTACTTGTTCTATCCACATATCGTAAAGTCGAGCATGGAGGCACCAAAAGTCGGAAGCGAGAAGTACAGAGTAATGGAGTATTTCACTCAAATGTGGACTGACTTCGCAAAAACTGG GAATCCAACGCCAAATGCTACGGACTCGACAACGGTCTGGAAACCGGTCGGCAAATCGGATACACATACGTATgcgtatttaaatataaatacaaCGCTTCGAATGGAGACTAGCAATAAAAAGGGGCCGCACGCTGAATGGACgagattaaaaaacaaattatgA